One window from the genome of Camelus bactrianus isolate YW-2024 breed Bactrian camel chromosome 4, ASM4877302v1, whole genome shotgun sequence encodes:
- the SLC31A2 gene encoding protein SLC31A2 isoform X1 — translation MAMHFIFSDEVVLLFDFWKVHSPTGMALSVLVVLLLAVLFESIKVGKVRLLHQALASLPIPTSQQLIEETDQDSSNSDSPPVSRSHLRWFLCHFGQSLLHVTQVVIGYFMMLAVMSYNTWIFFGVVLGSGVGYYLAYPLLSMT, via the exons ATGGCG ATGCATTTCATCTTCTCAGATGAGGTAGTGCTTCTCTTTGATTTCTGGAAAGTCCACAGTCCTACAG GCATGGCCCTTTCGGTGTTGGTGGTCCTGCTCTTGGCTGTGTTGTTTGAAAGCATCAAGGTTGGTAAAGTCAGGCTGCTCCACCAGGCCCTGGCAAGCCTGCCCATCCCCACCAGCCAGCAGCTCATTGAAGAGACAGACCAGGATTCTTCAAACTCAGACTCACCCCCAGTCAGCAGATCCCACCTCAG GTGGTTTTTGTGTCACTTCGGCCAGTCTCTACTCCACGTCACTCAGGTGGTCATCGGCTACTTCATGATGCTGGCGGTCATGTCCTACAACACCTGGATTTTCTTCGGCGTGGTCCTGGGCTCAGGTGTAGGCTACTACCTGGCCTACCCACTTCTCAGCATGACTTAG
- the SLC31A2 gene encoding protein SLC31A2 isoform X2, translating to MHFIFSDEVVLLFDFWKVHSPTGMALSVLVVLLLAVLFESIKVGKVRLLHQALASLPIPTSQQLIEETDQDSSNSDSPPVSRSHLRWFLCHFGQSLLHVTQVVIGYFMMLAVMSYNTWIFFGVVLGSGVGYYLAYPLLSMT from the exons ATGCATTTCATCTTCTCAGATGAGGTAGTGCTTCTCTTTGATTTCTGGAAAGTCCACAGTCCTACAG GCATGGCCCTTTCGGTGTTGGTGGTCCTGCTCTTGGCTGTGTTGTTTGAAAGCATCAAGGTTGGTAAAGTCAGGCTGCTCCACCAGGCCCTGGCAAGCCTGCCCATCCCCACCAGCCAGCAGCTCATTGAAGAGACAGACCAGGATTCTTCAAACTCAGACTCACCCCCAGTCAGCAGATCCCACCTCAG GTGGTTTTTGTGTCACTTCGGCCAGTCTCTACTCCACGTCACTCAGGTGGTCATCGGCTACTTCATGATGCTGGCGGTCATGTCCTACAACACCTGGATTTTCTTCGGCGTGGTCCTGGGCTCAGGTGTAGGCTACTACCTGGCCTACCCACTTCTCAGCATGACTTAG